Within the Miscanthus floridulus cultivar M001 chromosome 2, ASM1932011v1, whole genome shotgun sequence genome, the region GCTGCGGCTCCGGGCATGGTTGCTTGCACCAAGTACTTGGAAGGTAAGCAAACGCCGGGGGCAAAACAGCTTTACTTTTGGTCTAGAAGAATTCCAATCATTGAGTGTGAGTGCTGTGTGAGTGAGATTAGGTTGCTTACTCCACAAGTCCACATACATGTCATACGCGACGTGACTTTAGCAGAAATTAAAGTGAGTCTAGTGTAGCCCGGCCTTTCCATGCAAACGGAGAAACTGAAAAAGCCATCGTTAAGGCATGGAGAGCTACACGCAGTGCAGTGCCGCGTGTGGTTCCGGCCGGCCGGGACCAGCAGTCCACTTCGTGGGTGAAAAACACTACGGTACACTAGTACACAAGTAGCAAAGCAGAAAGGAGGTTGATGCATGGCTGTATGATATGGGCGGCAGCAGCGACCAGCAAAGCAAACAGAATCGTCCGAgtaggcacgggcacgggcaggAAGGAGGAATAGCTAGAGGACCCGCCGCGCCGTAGATAGATGCTGCCGCATACAGCATACTAGTTGACAAATAAGAGAGGACACACTGACTTATCAGCCTTAAAAATCACCGGTCAAACAACTTGTATAGTGGTGTAACGGAGGAAGCTCCATCCCCATCCTACTAAGCAAATTCCGCCTGCTGCCGTGGCGTGCCCAGCCTACCCGGCCTACCAGTACCAGAAAGGCCACACGAATCTCACTCCTTCTCCTCGACCGACTACGGcttgttcgctttgctgaaaagtcatAAATCAAAGTACTATTCgttaatttgttatgagagaaaaatattattcattcgtTAAAATAGTACGACTCATAAcgcaagcgaacggggcctacgcTACTCGACCACTTGGAACTCTATTAGATGGCATGTTTATTGGGTGGTGTCTCGTCGTAGTGCcaagtgtgtgtgtgtttttttcttgttttccttGTGATACGAATATATATAGCCTCCGAGTAGGAGTTGGTACGTTATTACGTACTACGTGTACTCCTGCTATAGTTGCGTGCGAGCGCAAAAGGATCGGAGGCGCTAGCCAGATCTGTGacaacgcatgcatgcatgccagcACAGTACGTCCTTGGTGTCGTGACGAGCGCGCATCGTGCATGTGAGGACGAGACGAGTGTTCGTTTCTGCGGGATTGAGGTATGGCTAAAAGTACCGTTGGGTGATTTAAtacgagaaaaaaatattatttaaaccATAAATTATAAGGTAGATATGAGCAACCAGCCGAAACAAACATGCTGTAGCTCGGAACACTGTAGGCCGGGCGGGCCGGGAGGGGTCCATGTGAATGGAAGGAACGTGCGCGGTGGCGCACTCTTGGCCTCTTACACTAGTCTACGGCAGCAGGATGTACACATTGTCGCCAGAATGCAGGCCGTGTCCCATGAGGTCCGTCCGTGGTGCACTGCCTGGCGCCCGGCCCAGCGCGTTTGGTGGGCTAGCTATGCTATTGGCTATTGAGACTTGAGTGCtaaaacaaaatcaattccatgtGGAAATTCAGAAGTGCTATCGTTTTGCACTTCGGCTACTGCATATTGCCAGCATATGTACAGACTTGCAGCACAAGTGGCATGCTAACAGAATGCTCACATGTAAAATAGCAAAAGAAACTTAAACTGAACTAGAGTATTCTCCACGGTTTCCATCTCTCCATGTCTGTGATTAACCAAAAACAAAATTACCTCATGTGATGGACTCATGACGCGTTGTGTTGGCCTCTTGTGTTTCAGCCTCTTCTTCCATCCTTTTGAAGAGCTAAAACTGCAAACATAAAGAGCAGAGGCAGTAAGATCCCATGTTATATCGTTTAGGTACCTCATCACAAAAACAGAGCATGCTACAGATCACTAGCTATTTTATTGTGCAATGTATTGTGTCATTGTgtcctagtttttttttctttctacctGTTTGTTTGTCATGAAGATTAGTTGGGTATATAACTTGGGATCGGTGAAGTACCTAAACTACATAgcctcaatagccaattccaataTTTCCAACTATCTCTTGCCTAACTACATCATTAGGTGTGCCGGCAACAGAAAAATCCACCAACCACAGTTCTAGGGTTTGCCCTCCCCACATTCTTCCGCCTGCCTCCAGCCAAATCGGTGCTCCAATGCCATTGCTGATTCATTTGCCCAATAATAACGTGGTGGCCCCTACCCATCCACATCTCGCATCTGGAGATGAGCATCTTCTCCCCCTCCGCATGCAGATTAATAAGGCTTTCACAAGTACGATTCCCACCAAACTGATTGTTTATTTTTGCTATCGGTTGATGTTAGTTTGCCAACGTGCTACAATGCTATCTGACCGAGAGAGTGAAACACTGTCGTTTTCTCTAGAGTGAGACCATGTGGTGATAAAGTACTTAGGCCTTGGGATTGCGTACAATGCAATGTGTTGAAGCTGTAGCTGTTTGCAATTTTTGGGTGGACCTCATGGGATGGGGATTGAATCATCTCAGCTTTCCAATAGCATGCAAGACTTCATGGAAGTAACGACTAATTGTTTCCAAACACGTTCAAAAATTAACCTCCATCAACCTAACCTACAATTGCAGCCAGCCACTCTCAGGAACATGTCAACTCGTTCCTCAACTGAACCATTATTTGTGTTTGTGAACAAGCGCCTTATCCTAAGCAATGTGCATAAGAGGAAACGGGTCTCTTCTCACAATCTATTGCGAAGTTTGTTGATACACATTGACGGTCATTATTGTGGAAAATAACCTAATGTTTGCCATTCTTTTTTTTCTCTGTCAGTGAGGGATTACAGTCGATAGGTGGTGTACGACCGATTATTTTTGCAGAGGGTGCAAAGTCAGTAGGTATCAATCAAATAGCAAAATAGCTTTaagctagggtttgggtgctcggtttcgcacaacgggaagggaggaggaggggtgGGAATACCTAGTGGGTGCTCGTTGCTGGCGAAGAGATCGACGCAGGCCTCGGCACCTGGCGTAGGGCGGCAGTGGTAGGCCGGTAGCCCACCCAGCCGAGAGAGGAGAGCGCGCGCACGCGGGGTGATCGTGAAGGCGTGACGGGAAATGCGGCAGAcggcggtgaaagctctagtttggttttggtgaattgatgaaaccctaagtgctaacctagtttatcaaagtggtcatgatataggtagcacactctaagtggtgaagcaaatgaagatcataacatgatgatggtgatgccatagtgatgatcaagtgctcggacttggaaagaagaaagagaaaaataaaaggctcaaggcaaatgtataaattgtaggagccattttattttggtgatcaagacacttagtgagtgtgatcacatttaggatcgatagtcgtactattaagaggggtgaaactcgtatcggaatgcggttatcaaagtgtcactagatgctctaactcattgcatgtgcatttaggatctagtggagtgctaacacccttgaaaaatgtttgtgaaaatatgctaacacatgtgcacaaggtgatacacttggtggttgacacatttgatcaagggtgatgaagtttaggtgcaagggtaagaaactccaccggcggagagTGCGGAcaatccgacggtgccaccggcgccctagacagaaaagacgaatttcactataagtgaccggacgctggtctcggttggaccggcgcgtccggttagtggcagTGGTGAGCGCGCAgtctcggtcttcgaccggacgctggcgctaaaagtgaccggacgctggcaaggtgcgtccggtcaatgctgacatacgctgacgtgGGGCACACAGAAGAGActttgagtgaccggacgctgggtgagtccgatcgagcatgacctgacgcgtccggtcgtgatttctcgcatttggaaccttactggaaacgatcggacgctgaggtccagcgtccggtcactttctaactgacgcgtccggtcttCACTTGATCGTTGAGATTAGGCGATCaatgtttgaagcaggggacacgtggcgaagATCTGAGGACccgacgctggggtcctgcgtccggtcaatatgaccggagcgttcggtcaccccgcgttgtgcccagtgaaggggtacaacggctctatttcgtggggccttctatttaagccccatggccggttcaagctcactctcttggccatttgcattgacatagcaactttgtgagcttagccaaagccctcccactcatctccatcattgattcatcatctttgtgagattaggagagaatccaagtgcattgcttgagtgtttgtatctagaggcacttggtgttcgtatttcgctgcgggatttgcttgttactcttgtacgaaaaattgattttttttaaatcgcATATCTGGGACAATACGTCTTGGCCCATTTTAGTATATGGGCCAGTCACCGTTTGGCCCATTAGctcctatatatatattattcaaaAGAGCACAGCAAACCCTATCTCTGGCCACCTCCCCCAGTCATCCATCTCTCCCACACCGCAGCCGCCGCCTGCCCGCCGCCGCGCCTGCGACGAGATCCGGCGCCGGCAGCGAGCTCTAGCACCCGCGACGAGCAGCAGCTGCCAGCGACACGCGCAGCCTAGGTAAATCGACTACAGGCCGGATGCATGTCGGCGGCTAGTTTCTTCTCTGTCCCCTCCCGTACGCCTTTACTGTCCCTTATTCCGTACTCGAATTGTCTATCTGGTCACTTGGTAAGATTTTGGACGGGGATCCAGCAGCTACAACAGGTCAACCTTGGCTGGTTTGCAGATCTGGAAGAAGAGCAAAACGGCACGATTGCTGGAATACAGGGCGATTGTTATGTTCTGCTACGTTGCAACTGCTTTTAGAATATAGGacaattttgatcttcctgctatGTCCCCGTATCATgttttctgaaaaaaaaatcgCATCCTCCTGATACTGTGTCCATATCCATGCATACATATAGTATATAGTAGTATGCTATGTAATCGCGTCGAACCCGAATTGCTATTTATCTGTTTATTTCGTGTCTGTTACTTTGATCGTTTTTTTTTACAGAATAAGTCGTGGTGTCCTGATTGTATATCTTAGTTTACCGAGTTTGTACCCTGTGTGCAACTAAGATGCATGATTTTCAGTTTACTTTTTATTAGCGTTTGTGTTTACAATCCTGTAAAGTGTGGTGTAAACAATGCTATAATGTATCCTGATAAATAATGCTTGTTAAAACATTTTATCAACTTTCTGAAATTGTTAATAATTTCCGTGTATCTTTGGTTCCTGACTACTATAGTGGTTAATTACTTCTTTGCTACTGATGTCAGGGTCAAAGTTTTCAGTTTAGCTTTGTACTCATGTTGTAAATTCTTACTAATACTCCCATACCTTCACAGCAGGAATAAATATTGGCATTGGTAGTGTGATCTTCATAAGAAGTCAAGATGGTGAAGTTCACGGCCGAAGAGCTCCGTGCCATCATGGACAAAAAGAACAACATTCGTAACATGTCTGTTATTGCTCATGTGGACCATGGTAAGTTGAGAACACTGCTCAAGCCTTTTCAGTATCAAGATTTGTTCTGTTTCCATATTTAAGCTCTGTACTGTGCTTGACTGCTGTTGCTTCTATTCATGCTGCATTATCTACTATACTATAGGCCTATATTCACAGATATTTATCCCATGTATGAAATAGGCCTATATTCACAGATAATTATCTACTATTGGCTGTATGTTTTAGATTGTAATAAGTGTGTTATtaacttttgtgttttcaatATTTAAGCTCTGTTGTGCTTTACAGCCGACGTTTCTTTTCTTGCTGCACTTTCTATTTAGGCCTAGTTAATTACCTATATTTAGATATTTATCCAATGTAGGAAATGGTCTTATCCTTTTGTCACCTTGTAATTAATCTACTGGTTCTATAGTTATTGTGGTTTATATAATATTGTCATCTTGTAATTAATCTACTGGTTCTATAGttattgtagtttatataatatctATTAATAATTATATACTCTAGATTACGATCTACTAGTGTGTTTGTTAACTCTTGATTTGGTTGTCTGTCCCTAATATTGTACTACTTACGATGCACATGTTGAAGTTCCACGCTGTTCTTATATGCTATTATTAATTCTTTGCAGGCAAGTCTACGCTTACAGATTCCCTTGTGGCAGCTGCTGGGATTATTGCCCAGGAAGTTGCTGGCGATGTTCGCATGACTGATACTCGTGCAGACGAAGCAGAGCGTGGTATTACAATCAAATCTACTGGTATCTCTCTTTACTATGAGATGACTGATGAGTCACTGAAGAACTACAAGGGTGAGAGAGATGGTAACCAATACCTGATCAACCTTATTGACTCGCCTGGGCACGTTGATTTTTCTTCGGAAGTCACAGCTGCTCTTCGCATCACCGAtggtgctctggtggtggttgacTGTATTGAAGGTGTCTGTGTGCAAACTGAAACTGTGCTTCGCCAAGCCCTTGGTGAGAGGATTAGGCCAGTTCTTACCGTGAACAAGATGGACAGGTGCTTCCTTGAGCTTCAGGTTGAGGGCGAGGAAGCTTATCAGACTTTCTCCCGTGTCATTGAGAATGCCAATGTCATTATGGCAACATATGAAGATaagctccttggtgatgtccaaGTTTACCCAGAGAAGGGGACTGTTGCTTTTTCTGCTGGCCTGCACGGATGGGCCTTTACCCTCACTAACTTTGCCAAGATGTATGCATCTAAGTTTGGAGTTGATGAAGCTAAGATGATGGAGAGGCTTTGGGGTGAGAACTTCTTTGACCCTGCCACAAAGAAGTGGACCACCAAGAACACAGGCTCTCCTACCTGCAAGAGAGGATTTGTTCAGTTCTGCTATGAGCcaatcaagcaaatcatcaacaCCTGCATGAACGACCAGAAGGAGAAATTGTGGCCCATGCTGCAAAAGCTCAATGTTACCATGAAGGCTGATGAGAAGGAATTGATTGGCAAAGCTTTGATGAAGCGTGTTATGCAAACGTGGCTACCAGCTAGCACTGCACTGCTCGAGATGATGATATTCCACCTCCCTTCCCCGTCAAAGGCTCAAAAGTATCGTGTGGAGAACTTGTATGAGGGACCCCTTGATGATGTCTATGCAACTGCTATCAGAAACTGTGATCCGGAGGGTCCTCTTATGCTGTACGTTTCGAAGATGATCCCAGCATCTGACAAGGGCAGGTTCTTTGCCTTCGGTCGTGTCTTCTCAGGGAAGGTTGCTACTGGTATGAAGGTTCGGATCATGGGTCCCAACTATGTCCCTGGCCAGAAGAAGGATCTGTATGTCAAGAGTGTCCAGCGTACTGTTATCTGGATGGGCAAGAAACAAGAGTCGGTTGAGGATGTTCCTTGTGGTAACACTGTTGCTATGGTTGGTCTGGATCAGTTCATCACGAAGAATGCTACACTCACTAATGAGAAGGAGGTTGATGCATGCCCAATCAGAGCAATGAAGTTCTCTGTCTCTCCTGTTGTGCGTGTTGCTGTTCAGTGCAAGGTTGCCTCTGACCTTCCCAAGCTAGTCGAAGGTTTGAAGCGTCTGGCGAAGTCCGATCCTATGGTTCTCTGTTCAATTGAAGAGTCTGGTGAGCATATCATTGCTGGAGCTGGTGAGCTTCATCTTGAGATTTGCCTGAAGGATCTGCAGGAGGACTTCATGGGTGGTGCTGAAATTATTGTTTCCCCTCCTGTTGTGTCCTTCCGGGAAACCGTTCTTGAGAAGTCCTGCCGTACTGTCATGAGCAAGTCTCCCAACAAGCACAACCGTCTGTACATGGAGGCGCGCCCCTTGGAGGAGGGTCTTGCTGAGGCCATCGATGATGGCCGCATTGGCCCACGTGATGATCCTAAGGTGCGCTCCCAGATCCTCTCTCAGGAGTTTGGGTGGGACAAGGATCTCGCCAAGAAGATTTGGTGCTTTGGACCTGAGACCACCGGCCCAAACATGGTTGTTGATATGTGTAAGGGAGTGCAGTATCTCAATGAAATCAAGGATTCTGTCGTGGCTGGTTTCCAGTGGGCATCAAAGGAGGGTGCACTGGCTGAGGAGAACATGCGCGGAATTTGCTTTGAGGTCTGTGATGTCGTTCTTCATGCTGATGCTATCCACAGGGGTGGTGGCCAGGTCATTCCAACTGCCAGGAGGGTCATCTATGCTTCTCAGCTCACGGCCAAGCCAAGGCTGCTGGAGCCAGTGTACCTGGTGGAGATTCAGGCCCCAGAAAATGCACTTGGTGGTATCTACGGTGTTCTGAACCAGAAGAGAGGGCACGTCTTCGAGGAGATGCAGAGGCCGGGTACCCCGCTCTACAACATCAAGGCTTACCTCCCTGTCATTGAGTCCTTTGGGTTCTCCAGCCAACTGAGGGCTGCAACCTCTGGTCAGGCGTTCCCCCAGTGTGTCTTTGACCATTGGGACATGATGGGCTCTGATCCTTTGGAGGCTGGCTCCCAGGCTGCTCAGCTGGTGCTGGATATCCGCAAGAGGAAGGGTCTGAAGGAACAGATGACCCCTCTCTCTGAGTTTGAGGACAAGCTCTAAATTTTTGGTTGTTTGTGCTACTGTTACACCTGCTGGTTTAATCGTCAATTAGTCTACTGTAATGGGAACTACTAcaatattttgttttgttttagttGTCAAATGCACCTGTCTCTGAAATCTTGAACTATATTGGTCATCATCTAGTGTGTGCTGCTGTGCTGAGAGCCTGAGACTCTATTTTGATATCTGTTGTGATGTAGCAGATGACAGAGATTTGGTATCTGGGGTTTAGTAAGTGGTTATATACTTATATTCTGCTGTCTTATTAACGCTCTGCCTGATGATCTGTCAGGGAATTTCACCCTTTTGTTGGTTGTTTCCTTGCCTTTTCCATGTGAAGTGTAGTcattttttcagctcttttgattttttttatcgaTTTATCAATGATGAGTTCCGCATATGTATGACTCAGTTGATATTGTAGAATAGAATCGAGGTACATATAAGTAGCTAATACTAATGTGTTTGAGTTATCTCCCCAAAATTTCCAGTGTGTTGCTCATTTCTATTGTCTTATTAATGCTCTGCCTGATCTGGCGGAGCATTTCACCCTTTTGTTGGTTGCTTTCTTGCCTTTTTCCATGCGTAGTGTATAGTCGTTTTGCAGCTCTTCTGATTTTTGTAACGATAAGCCAGGTCTTCTGGTTCCTTGCCTTTTGATTTTTTGAGTTTTGCTATGCATAGTTTTTTTTTATGGAACCACCAGGTATTTGTATCGTGGTATTGCTTCAAGCGACTTCATTCTTGTATACGGTATACCGTTGCAATAAGTCAGCAATTAGGTTAATGAAATAAAATGTTTATTGTATCATCAGTAGCGTGTTTGTGATTCCTAGACAAGTGTGGGCTCAGTTTGAAATCAAGCAAAAGAAGTCGTTTTGGCTTCGAGGGAGAAAAGTGGACGCCGGTACCCCTCTGCTTTGGCTCCCGTGTCCACGTT harbors:
- the LOC136514181 gene encoding elongation factor 2-like; the protein is MVKFTAEELRAIMDKKNNIRNMSVIAHVDHGKSTLTDSLVAAAGIIAQEVAGDVRMTDTRADEAERGITIKSTGISLYYEMTDESLKNYKGERDGNQYLINLIDSPGHVDFSSEVTAALRITDGALVVVDCIEGVCVQTETVLRQALGERIRPVLTVNKMDRCFLELQVEGEEAYQTFSRVIENANVIMATYEDKLLGDVQVYPEKGTVAFSAGLHGWAFTLTNFAKMYASKFGVDEAKMMERLWGENFFDPATKKWTTKNTGSPTCKRGFVQFCYEPIKQIINTCMNDQKEKLWPMLQKLNVTMKADEKELIGKALMKRVMQTWLPASTALLEMMIFHLPSPSKAQKYRVENLYEGPLDDVYATAIRNCDPEGPLMLYVSKMIPASDKGRFFAFGRVFSGKVATGMKVRIMGPNYVPGQKKDLYVKSVQRTVIWMGKKQESVEDVPCGNTVAMVGLDQFITKNATLTNEKEVDACPIRAMKFSVSPVVRVAVQCKVASDLPKLVEGLKRLAKSDPMVLCSIEESGEHIIAGAGELHLEICLKDLQEDFMGGAEIIVSPPVVSFRETVLEKSCRTVMSKSPNKHNRLYMEARPLEEGLAEAIDDGRIGPRDDPKVRSQILSQEFGWDKDLAKKIWCFGPETTGPNMVVDMCKGVQYLNEIKDSVVAGFQWASKEGALAEENMRGICFEVCDVVLHADAIHRGGGQVIPTARRVIYASQLTAKPRLLEPVYLVEIQAPENALGGIYGVLNQKRGHVFEEMQRPGTPLYNIKAYLPVIESFGFSSQLRAATSGQAFPQCVFDHWDMMGSDPLEAGSQAAQLVLDIRKRKGLKEQMTPLSEFEDKL